The Denitrificimonas caeni genome has a segment encoding these proteins:
- a CDS encoding CsiV family protein: protein MRYLIHFVLLLALCSTQAMASDSHIIELVVFRQGGESLSASRVAPDNWAQGATPITANMLRSTHLNHLTDKLTPANGYEILFHQAWLQHSTDGTAKVAVSTGPDYFDHYPVEGTLSFVLDRTSSVQLDLWINQFNPDKTLRSSEQLQQKTMVANDQVTFVDHYPLGALIRIQAQNSPAQNIKTVNPEDFE from the coding sequence ATGCGTTATTTAATTCACTTCGTTCTTCTGCTCGCCCTGTGCAGCACGCAAGCAATGGCCAGCGACAGCCACATTATAGAGCTGGTGGTCTTTCGTCAAGGCGGCGAAAGCTTATCTGCCAGCCGAGTCGCGCCGGACAACTGGGCACAAGGCGCAACACCAATTACCGCTAACATGCTCCGCAGCACCCACCTCAACCACTTAACAGACAAGCTCACCCCAGCCAATGGTTACGAAATACTTTTCCATCAAGCGTGGCTGCAGCACAGCACTGACGGCACAGCGAAAGTAGCTGTCAGCACCGGCCCCGATTATTTCGACCATTATCCAGTGGAAGGCACCCTGAGTTTTGTCTTGGATCGCACCAGCTCCGTACAGCTGGATCTGTGGATCAATCAATTCAACCCCGACAAGACCTTGCGCAGCAGCGAACAACTGCAACAAAAAACCATGGTTGCCAATGACCAAGTGACTTTCGTTGACCACTATCCGCTGGGTGCTCTGATTCGCATCCAAGCACAAAATAGCCCAGCGCAGAACATCAAGACCGTCAACCCAGAAGACTTTGAGTAG
- a CDS encoding Na(+)-translocating NADH-quinone reductase subunit A has product MIKIKRGLDLPMTGTPTQRIEAAKPVHSVAVIGFDYNGMKPTMQVQEGDRVKLGDVLFSDKKTEGVLYTAPGAGVVKAINRGDRRVFQSVVIELEGDEQVTFASYDAAKLAGLATEQVRENLQQSGLWTALRTRPYSKVPAIDATPRSIFVTAMDTNPLAADPAVIIAEYADDFSRGLTVLSRLAKVFLCKAEGVTLPGENLDKVQTEAFSGPHPAGLPGTHIHYLDPVDATRTVWQIGYQDVIAIGKLFTTGQLWVERVVALAGPVVKQPRLVRTRLGANLADLVQGELEEGSNRVISGSVLGGRTARGSCDFLGRYHNQVSCLVEDRERQMLHYLRPGVNKFSVLNIFISKLFANKKFAMTTSTNGSERAMIPVGSYEKVMPLDILPTQLLRALLVGDTDVAQKLGCLELDEEDLALCTFACPGKYEYGPILRDNLTRIEQEG; this is encoded by the coding sequence ATGATCAAAATAAAACGTGGGCTTGACTTGCCCATGACTGGTACGCCAACACAGCGTATTGAGGCTGCAAAGCCCGTACATAGTGTTGCAGTCATAGGCTTCGACTATAACGGGATGAAGCCTACAATGCAGGTACAAGAAGGGGATCGAGTCAAGCTCGGCGACGTCCTTTTTTCTGATAAGAAAACCGAAGGTGTGCTTTATACAGCGCCAGGCGCTGGGGTTGTAAAAGCCATAAACCGTGGTGATCGTCGTGTGTTTCAATCAGTCGTGATTGAGTTGGAGGGGGATGAGCAAGTCACCTTCGCCAGTTACGACGCAGCTAAGCTGGCTGGCTTGGCTACAGAGCAGGTGCGTGAGAATCTACAACAGTCCGGTTTATGGACAGCGCTGCGCACTCGCCCTTATAGCAAGGTTCCAGCAATTGATGCGACACCACGCTCAATCTTTGTGACCGCAATGGATACCAATCCATTAGCTGCGGACCCAGCAGTTATTATCGCTGAGTATGCCGACGATTTTAGCCGTGGGCTTACCGTACTGAGCCGCCTAGCAAAAGTCTTTTTGTGTAAAGCAGAGGGCGTTACTTTGCCGGGTGAGAACTTGGACAAAGTGCAAACAGAAGCGTTCTCTGGGCCGCATCCAGCAGGGTTGCCTGGCACTCATATTCACTACCTTGATCCGGTCGATGCAACACGCACGGTGTGGCAGATTGGCTATCAGGATGTGATCGCTATTGGTAAGTTGTTTACCACTGGGCAGTTATGGGTGGAGCGCGTTGTTGCTTTGGCTGGGCCTGTGGTCAAGCAGCCACGCTTAGTGCGTACCCGTTTAGGTGCGAATCTGGCTGACTTGGTGCAAGGCGAGCTAGAAGAGGGCAGCAACCGTGTGATCTCCGGCTCGGTGTTAGGCGGTCGTACAGCACGTGGTAGCTGTGATTTCTTAGGCCGTTACCACAATCAAGTGAGCTGTTTGGTTGAGGACCGTGAGCGTCAAATGTTGCACTACTTACGCCCCGGCGTGAACAAGTTTTCTGTACTGAATATCTTTATTTCTAAATTGTTTGCAAATAAAAAGTTTGCCATGACCACTTCCACCAACGGCAGTGAACGGGCAATGATTCCAGTGGGCAGCTATGAAAAAGTGATGCCGCTGGATATTTTGCCAACACAGTTACTGCGTGCGTTGCTGGTCGGCGATACCGATGTTGCACAAAAGCTCGGTTGCTTAGAGTTAGATGAGGAAGACCTTGCGCTATGCACCTTTGCATGCCCAGGTAAGTACGAGTACGGCCCGATTTTACGGGATAATCTAACGCGTATTGAGCAGGAGGGGTAA
- the msrAB gene encoding bifunctional peptide-methionine (S)-S-oxide reductase MsrA/peptide-methionine (R)-S-oxide reductase MsrB: protein MLLSIRGQVIAAVAVLAALFIWFISAGQSMAVAKPSTLNLAQQVQNLPDVQGEQSSVAFDASKPTLVKLWASWCPLCLSELGQTEDWVSDADFAAANLLTVASPGVLGEQSLEAFSDWYSGLDYPQLPVRMDSSGELVKRLGVKVYPSWALIDQQGQLARVIKGSLNKSQALALLANPEADLDDSAHTFYQPKINQDAVPVNARTIYLAGGCFWGVEAYFERIDGVLDAVSGYANGRTENPSYEDVVYRNTGHAETVKVVYNPDKLSLDDILQYYFRIIDPTSLNKQGNDRGVQYRTGVYTTDTAEQKVVADALVQLQQRYKRPVVVENTALKHFYQAEQYHQDYLMKNPNGYCHVDLSKADEPLANQAEQAEKAQKEFDASTFRKPDSATLQQRLSREEYQITQNNGTERAFSHRYDELFEPGLYVDIVSGEPLFSSSAKYQSGCGWPSFVKPIHASAVTEHTDTSYNMRRIEVRSQLADSHLGHVFPDGPRDRGGLRYCINGASLKFIPQAQMQEQGYGQWLKFIE from the coding sequence GCAGAACTTGCCGGATGTACAGGGTGAACAATCGAGCGTGGCTTTTGATGCGAGTAAGCCCACTTTGGTAAAGTTGTGGGCCAGCTGGTGTCCTTTATGCTTGTCGGAGCTGGGGCAAACAGAAGACTGGGTTAGCGACGCTGATTTTGCTGCGGCTAACCTACTTACCGTGGCCTCTCCGGGGGTGTTGGGCGAGCAGTCGCTAGAGGCCTTTAGCGATTGGTACAGCGGTTTAGATTACCCGCAGTTACCGGTGCGCATGGACAGCAGTGGTGAATTGGTTAAGCGCCTTGGCGTTAAGGTCTATCCCAGTTGGGCGTTGATTGATCAGCAAGGGCAGCTAGCGCGAGTGATTAAAGGCAGTCTCAATAAGTCTCAGGCTTTAGCGTTGTTGGCTAACCCGGAAGCGGATTTGGACGACTCAGCCCACACTTTTTATCAGCCAAAAATCAATCAAGATGCTGTCCCGGTGAATGCCCGTACTATTTATTTGGCTGGCGGTTGTTTCTGGGGGGTTGAGGCCTATTTTGAGCGCATTGATGGCGTGCTGGATGCGGTTTCCGGTTATGCCAATGGCCGCACGGAAAACCCCAGTTACGAAGATGTGGTGTACCGCAACACCGGCCATGCGGAAACGGTAAAAGTGGTTTATAACCCTGACAAGCTGAGCCTGGATGATATTTTGCAGTATTACTTTCGCATCATTGATCCAACCAGTTTGAATAAGCAGGGCAATGACCGCGGTGTGCAATATCGAACCGGTGTTTATACCACTGACACTGCCGAGCAGAAAGTGGTGGCTGACGCTTTAGTCCAGTTGCAACAGCGTTACAAGCGACCTGTGGTAGTGGAAAACACAGCACTTAAGCATTTTTATCAGGCTGAGCAGTACCATCAAGATTACTTAATGAAAAACCCCAATGGTTACTGCCATGTGGACTTATCCAAAGCCGATGAGCCATTAGCCAATCAGGCCGAGCAGGCTGAGAAAGCGCAGAAAGAGTTTGATGCCAGTACATTTCGCAAGCCTGACAGCGCAACCTTGCAGCAGCGTTTAAGTCGCGAGGAATATCAGATCACCCAAAACAACGGCACTGAGCGCGCGTTCAGTCACCGCTATGACGAGCTGTTTGAGCCGGGACTGTATGTGGATATTGTCAGTGGCGAGCCGTTATTTAGCTCCAGTGCTAAGTACCAGTCCGGCTGCGGTTGGCCGAGTTTTGTGAAGCCGATTCATGCCAGCGCGGTCACTGAGCACACTGACACCAGCTACAATATGCGCCGCATTGAAGTGCGCAGTCAGCTGGCTGATTCGCACTTGGGTCATGTGTTTCCTGATGGCCCACGGGATCGTGGCGGCTTGCGCTACTGCATTAACGGCGCCAGTCTCAAGTTTATTCCCCAGGCGCAGATGCAAGAGCAAGGCTATGGGCAGTGGCTTAAATTTATTGAGTAA
- the mfd gene encoding transcription-repair coupling factor has product MSVLRFPKLPSKSAKQLWGNLPGAAQGLAIAEATRSAQRFTLLLTDNSQSAERLKEELAFFAPELPVLHFPDWETLPYDVFSPHQDIISQRVATLYQLPQLQHGILVVPINTALHRLAPKSFMLDASLMLDVGQKLDVESMRSRLQASGYQCVDTVYEHGEFAVRGALLDLFPMGSDAPYRIDLFDDEIETLRTFDPETQRSNEKVDSIRLLPAREFPLDKKARGDFRARFRERFDVDFRRCPLYQDLSGGIIPAGIESYLPLFFEETSSLFDFLPDNAQVFSMLGVDAAAEAFWQDIRSRYEERRGDIERPLLPPADLFIAINEYYAALKEHPRIVIDPEDVSPGVGRERLPVQAFPDLAIDARATEPLSKVKEFLAEFSGRSLFTVETAGRREVLLELLQRINVAPVEVASWEDFLTADCKIAICVAPIEAGVLLDNIALIPESALLGQRVMQRRRREKNRDANHEHVIRNLTELREGAPVVHIDHGVGRYQGLVTLEIEDQATEFLMLEYADQAKLYVPVANLHLIARYTGSDDSSAPLHRLGTEQWQKAKRKAAEQVRDVAAELLNIYAIRAAREGFAFSNPGLDYATFSAAFPFEETPDQQVAIDNVRNDMLSGKPMDRLICGDVGFGKTEVAMRAAFIAVHSGKQVAVLVPTTLLAQQHYNSFRDRFADWPVQVEVMSRFKTGKEISQAVSNVADGKVDILIGTHKLLQDDVKFNNLGLVIIDEEHRFGVRQKEKLKALRSEVDILTLTATPIPRTLNMAFAGMRDMSIIATPPARRLSVRTFVMQRQDAVVKEALLRELLRGGQVYFLHNDVKTIEKCAADLAALVPEARIGIGHGQMHERELEQVMADFYHNRYNVLVASTIIETGIDIPNANTIVIDRADKFGLAQLHQLRGRVGRSHHQAYAYLLTPPAKSMTSDAKKRLEAISHAQDLGAGFMLATHDLEIRGAGELLGDGQSGEIQAIGFTLYMEMLERAVESIRKGEQPNLEQPLDSGTEINLRVPALIPDEYLPDVHARLILYKRIASAQNTTDLKDLQVEMIDRFGLLPDPAKHLIRVTELKLKAQALGILKIDAGPHAGRLEFAGDTCVDPMRLIKLIQSQPKHYRFEGATVFKFNVPMDNPEQRFATIEALLAQLAP; this is encoded by the coding sequence GTGTCTGTATTGCGCTTTCCTAAACTGCCATCTAAATCCGCCAAACAGCTCTGGGGCAACCTTCCCGGCGCTGCTCAGGGGCTTGCCATTGCTGAAGCCACACGCAGTGCGCAGCGTTTTACTTTGCTCCTAACTGACAACAGCCAGAGCGCTGAGCGCCTCAAAGAAGAGCTGGCTTTTTTTGCTCCAGAGCTGCCAGTTTTGCACTTCCCTGACTGGGAAACCTTGCCCTATGACGTGTTTTCTCCGCATCAGGACATTATTTCTCAGCGAGTCGCCACCCTCTACCAGTTACCGCAACTGCAGCATGGCATTTTAGTGGTCCCCATCAATACCGCCCTACACCGCTTAGCGCCCAAGTCATTTATGCTGGATGCCAGCCTGATGCTCGATGTTGGCCAAAAGCTTGACGTGGAAAGTATGCGCAGCCGCTTACAGGCATCCGGCTATCAATGCGTGGACACTGTTTACGAACATGGTGAGTTTGCCGTACGCGGAGCGTTACTGGACTTATTCCCCATGGGCAGTGACGCGCCCTACCGTATTGATTTATTTGATGATGAAATCGAAACGCTGCGCACCTTTGATCCAGAAACCCAGCGCTCCAATGAGAAGGTCGACAGCATTCGCCTGCTACCAGCCCGCGAATTCCCTTTAGATAAAAAAGCCCGTGGTGATTTTCGCGCACGCTTCCGTGAACGTTTTGACGTAGATTTTCGTCGCTGCCCACTGTACCAGGACCTCTCTGGAGGCATTATTCCAGCGGGAATTGAATCCTACTTACCGTTATTTTTTGAAGAAACCAGTAGCCTGTTTGATTTCCTCCCAGACAATGCTCAAGTTTTCTCAATGCTCGGAGTTGATGCCGCAGCTGAAGCTTTTTGGCAAGATATTCGCAGCCGCTATGAAGAGCGCCGTGGCGATATTGAACGCCCACTGCTGCCGCCTGCCGATTTATTTATTGCCATCAATGAATACTACGCTGCACTTAAAGAACACCCGCGTATTGTCATTGATCCTGAAGACGTTAGCCCCGGTGTCGGCCGCGAGCGCTTGCCAGTACAAGCCTTTCCAGATTTAGCCATTGACGCCCGCGCCACTGAGCCGCTGAGCAAGGTTAAAGAGTTTTTAGCCGAATTTTCTGGCCGCAGCTTATTTACCGTAGAGACCGCCGGACGCCGTGAAGTTTTACTTGAACTACTGCAGCGCATAAACGTAGCCCCTGTCGAAGTTGCCAGCTGGGAAGACTTTTTAACCGCAGACTGCAAAATTGCGATTTGTGTGGCACCCATTGAAGCCGGCGTCCTACTCGACAATATTGCTTTAATTCCCGAAAGCGCCTTGCTCGGTCAGCGAGTGATGCAGCGCCGTCGCCGTGAAAAAAACCGTGACGCCAACCATGAGCATGTCATCCGCAATCTCACTGAACTGCGCGAAGGCGCACCAGTGGTGCACATTGACCACGGTGTTGGCCGCTATCAAGGCTTGGTGACTTTAGAAATTGAGGATCAAGCCACCGAATTTTTAATGCTCGAATACGCGGATCAAGCCAAGCTCTATGTGCCCGTGGCCAATCTGCATTTAATTGCCCGCTATACTGGCAGCGATGACAGCAGCGCCCCACTACACCGTTTAGGCACCGAGCAATGGCAGAAAGCCAAGCGCAAAGCCGCTGAGCAAGTACGCGATGTAGCAGCAGAATTGCTGAATATTTATGCCATTCGCGCGGCCCGCGAAGGTTTTGCTTTTAGCAATCCAGGCCTTGATTACGCAACCTTTAGCGCGGCCTTCCCTTTTGAGGAAACCCCAGATCAGCAAGTGGCCATCGACAATGTGCGCAATGACATGCTCTCTGGCAAACCCATGGATCGCTTAATTTGTGGTGATGTGGGCTTTGGTAAAACCGAAGTGGCCATGCGCGCAGCCTTTATTGCCGTACACAGCGGTAAGCAGGTGGCCGTTTTAGTACCCACCACCCTGCTCGCGCAACAACACTACAACAGTTTCCGTGACCGCTTCGCCGATTGGCCAGTGCAGGTCGAGGTTATGAGCCGCTTCAAAACCGGCAAAGAAATCAGCCAAGCAGTGAGTAACGTCGCTGATGGCAAAGTCGACATTTTAATTGGCACGCACAAACTGCTGCAAGATGACGTGAAGTTTAATAATTTAGGCTTAGTTATTATTGATGAAGAACACCGTTTTGGTGTGCGTCAGAAAGAGAAGCTAAAAGCTCTGCGCAGCGAAGTGGATATTCTCACCCTCACTGCCACACCGATTCCGCGCACCCTGAATATGGCCTTTGCCGGCATGCGCGACATGTCAATTATTGCCACACCGCCAGCACGGCGCTTATCGGTGCGCACTTTTGTTATGCAACGCCAAGATGCGGTGGTGAAAGAAGCCTTGCTGCGTGAGTTACTGCGCGGTGGTCAAGTGTATTTCTTACACAACGATGTTAAAACCATCGAGAAATGCGCTGCCGACTTAGCCGCTTTAGTACCCGAGGCGCGTATCGGCATTGGCCACGGACAAATGCATGAGCGCGAACTGGAACAGGTGATGGCCGACTTCTACCACAATCGCTACAACGTATTAGTGGCCTCAACCATTATTGAAACCGGTATTGATATCCCTAACGCCAACACCATTGTGATTGATCGCGCAGACAAGTTTGGCTTGGCCCAATTACACCAATTACGCGGACGGGTGGGACGCAGCCACCACCAAGCCTATGCTTACTTACTAACCCCACCAGCCAAAAGCATGACCAGCGATGCGAAAAAACGCCTTGAAGCCATCAGTCATGCACAAGACTTAGGCGCAGGCTTTATGCTCGCCACTCACGACTTAGAAATCCGCGGCGCCGGTGAACTATTGGGTGACGGCCAAAGTGGTGAGATCCAAGCCATTGGTTTCACCTTATATATGGAAATGCTCGAACGCGCCGTGGAATCCATTCGCAAAGGCGAGCAACCCAACCTTGAGCAACCACTGGACAGCGGTACTGAAATCAACTTACGGGTGCCTGCGCTGATCCCCGACGAGTATTTACCTGATGTGCACGCACGTTTGATTCTCTATAAGCGCATTGCCTCAGCACAAAACACTACGGACTTAAAAGACTTACAAGTGGAGATGATTGACCGTTTCGGTTTATTACCCGATCCAGCCAAACACTTAATTCGTGTTACCGAACTCAAGCTCAAAGCACAAGCACTGGGTATTCTCAAAATCGATGCAGGCCCGCACGCTGGGCGTTTAGAATTTGCCGGCGATACCTGTGTTGATCCAATGCGCCTCATTAAACTGATTCAAAGTCAGCCCAAGCACTACCGCTTTGAAGGCGCTACCGTCTTTAAGTTTAATGTGCCGATGGATAATCCTGAGCAGCGTTTTGCTACAATCGAAGCCTTGCTGGCACAACTGGCGCCATAA
- a CDS encoding glyceraldehyde-3-phosphate dehydrogenase: MTQKTDQCLGEWIDREALAEAMIPLVGHLYRNNNVVTSIYGRGLINRSVIAILKAHRFARHRIGGDSELSVRDTYPILKVMSEMDLGSASVDLGKMAVKFKTEANGRSLEQFVRDELSTVSGKRESNAHQGTDVVLYGFGRIGRLLARILVEKTGAGDGLRLRAIVVRKGAENDLSKRASLLRRDSVHGSFDGTIVIDEENNTITANGSLIQVIYSNDPKTVDYTQYGIKDALLVDNTGRWRDEEGLSQHLACPGIDRVVLTAPGKGDLKNIVHGINHGEITADDKIISAASCTTNAIVPVLKAINDKFGIVNGHVETVHSYTNDQNLIDNFHTGSRRGRSAPLNMVLTETGAATAAAKALPFLEGKLTGNAIRVPTPNVSMAILSLNLEKNTDRAEVNEYLRQIAMHSDLQKQIDYVCSQEVVSTDFVGSRHAGVVDAEATICTENRLILYVWYDNEYGYSCQVVRVMEDIAGVNPPAFPQ; this comes from the coding sequence GTGACTCAGAAGACTGACCAGTGTCTTGGTGAATGGATTGATCGCGAAGCCCTTGCCGAGGCAATGATTCCGCTCGTTGGCCATCTTTATCGCAATAACAATGTGGTAACGTCCATTTATGGACGCGGCCTGATTAACCGTTCTGTAATTGCAATTCTTAAAGCGCACCGTTTTGCTCGTCACCGCATTGGTGGTGATTCCGAGTTGTCGGTGCGTGACACCTATCCAATCCTCAAAGTTATGAGCGAAATGGATCTTGGCAGCGCGTCTGTTGACTTGGGTAAGATGGCAGTTAAATTCAAAACTGAAGCCAATGGCCGCAGTCTTGAACAGTTTGTTCGTGACGAATTAAGCACGGTTAGCGGTAAGCGCGAAAGCAATGCCCACCAAGGTACTGATGTTGTGCTGTATGGTTTTGGGCGTATTGGTCGTTTGTTGGCGCGTATTTTGGTTGAAAAAACCGGTGCCGGTGATGGCCTACGTTTACGTGCGATTGTTGTACGTAAAGGTGCTGAGAATGATTTATCGAAGCGTGCCAGCTTGTTACGTCGTGACTCTGTGCATGGTTCGTTTGATGGCACCATCGTTATTGATGAAGAAAACAACACCATCACAGCCAATGGCAGCCTGATTCAAGTGATCTACTCTAATGACCCGAAAACTGTTGATTACACTCAGTACGGTATTAAAGACGCGCTGTTGGTCGATAACACCGGGCGCTGGCGTGACGAAGAAGGTCTGAGCCAGCACTTAGCTTGCCCAGGTATCGATCGCGTTGTATTAACTGCACCGGGTAAAGGTGATCTGAAAAATATCGTACACGGTATTAATCATGGCGAAATCACTGCGGATGATAAGATTATTTCTGCAGCGTCCTGCACCACCAACGCGATTGTGCCGGTTCTAAAAGCCATTAATGATAAGTTTGGTATCGTTAACGGTCACGTTGAAACCGTACACTCCTACACTAACGACCAAAACCTCATCGATAACTTCCATACCGGTAGTCGTCGTGGTCGCAGTGCACCACTGAACATGGTTCTGACTGAAACTGGCGCTGCTACTGCAGCGGCAAAAGCACTGCCTTTCTTGGAAGGTAAGCTCACCGGTAACGCCATCCGTGTACCTACACCGAACGTATCTATGGCGATTCTCAGCTTAAACCTTGAGAAGAACACCGATCGTGCTGAAGTGAATGAGTACTTGCGTCAGATTGCGATGCATTCAGACCTACAAAAGCAAATTGACTATGTGTGCTCGCAAGAAGTTGTGTCGACGGACTTTGTGGGTTCACGCCATGCCGGTGTGGTTGATGCGGAAGCAACTATCTGCACTGAGAACCGTTTGATTCTGTATGTTTGGTATGACAACGAATACGGTTACAGCTGTCAGGTTGTACGTGTTATGGAAGATATCGCTGGCGTCAATCCACCTGCCTTCCCGCAGTAA